One genomic window of Parabacteroides pacaensis includes the following:
- a CDS encoding TonB-dependent receptor → MNANLYITGIRIFGVAALLSVTFQTYAQEDKKDKNLNREMTLEREYDPSVQDASKVNSLPTIKEPQIKKTPIDYANFTLPVEPGKEIGILSSGKIMTDMSYNKRRGYFNFAGGTYLNLNGDLGYHILSTDKDQLNFSFGHRSTNGKIKLLIPDDYSTGTEDIKNKAKLNDNLGIIDYKHEFDNLSFKLGAQYGYSAFNYYGYYLGLGQDNTLNKNQVNQQIFFDLGFASKEKTSFNYLIDLAFRNFSHKYGMSPDKDGVKENAFGGKLGLNTELDSDKKVGIDALIDYFSYSVPKEDELSFEGFNNHAEITLTPYFAMLGENWNLKLGVNAMFITGDNNKVFVSPHVTADVEVADATVLYGNFLGSIHANSMYDISLENRYADPTKGIMPSRTWLDGTIGIKSGVVPGFWFDIFAGYKITDNEHFFIPYYGSGWGNVGDVKYLDSKVLRLGASFKYSYQQLIDITLKGVYNSWDVSDTNKDNLTQGKDGNDYKAYNKPKLEMEAGLTIKPIDKLAIALNYYLGSGRYTTFDINKVENIKMDNINELNLTGSYTFNDTFGAYLKFNNVLCQKYDLFPGYTAQGFNAMVGVNINF, encoded by the coding sequence TGCCGACCATTAAAGAGCCTCAGATCAAGAAGACTCCCATCGATTATGCGAATTTTACGTTGCCGGTGGAACCAGGGAAAGAAATCGGTATTTTAAGTTCGGGAAAAATTATGACGGATATGTCCTATAATAAGCGTAGAGGATATTTTAATTTCGCCGGAGGAACTTATTTAAATTTAAATGGGGATTTAGGATACCACATTCTGAGCACAGATAAAGATCAACTGAATTTTTCTTTCGGTCACCGCTCTACGAATGGAAAAATTAAGTTGCTTATTCCGGATGATTATTCTACGGGAACAGAAGATATCAAGAATAAGGCAAAGTTGAATGATAATTTAGGAATTATTGATTATAAGCATGAATTCGATAATCTTTCCTTTAAATTAGGTGCTCAATACGGGTATTCGGCGTTTAATTATTACGGGTATTATTTAGGGTTAGGTCAGGATAATACATTAAATAAGAACCAGGTAAACCAACAAATATTTTTTGATTTAGGCTTTGCCTCCAAAGAGAAAACCTCATTTAATTATTTAATAGATTTGGCTTTCCGTAACTTTTCCCACAAATATGGAATGTCTCCTGATAAAGATGGTGTAAAGGAAAATGCATTTGGTGGAAAGTTAGGCTTAAATACAGAGTTGGATTCGGATAAAAAAGTAGGTATAGACGCATTAATTGACTATTTTTCTTATTCTGTTCCTAAAGAAGATGAATTGAGTTTTGAGGGATTTAATAATCATGCTGAAATTACATTAACGCCTTACTTTGCCATGTTGGGAGAGAATTGGAATTTGAAGTTAGGAGTAAATGCCATGTTTATTACCGGAGATAATAATAAAGTATTTGTGTCACCTCATGTTACTGCCGATGTGGAAGTTGCGGATGCCACTGTTTTGTATGGTAATTTCTTGGGCAGCATTCATGCTAACAGTATGTATGATATCTCTTTGGAAAACCGATATGCGGATCCTACTAAAGGAATTATGCCCTCCAGAACATGGTTGGACGGGACAATAGGAATTAAATCCGGTGTTGTGCCGGGCTTTTGGTTCGATATTTTTGCAGGGTATAAGATTACAGATAATGAACATTTCTTCATTCCATATTATGGCAGTGGATGGGGAAATGTTGGAGATGTAAAGTATTTAGATAGTAAAGTTTTAAGATTGGGAGCTTCTTTTAAATATAGCTATCAACAATTGATTGATATTACATTAAAAGGAGTGTATAATTCATGGGATGTGTCTGATACTAATAAAGATAATCTAACCCAGGGCAAAGACGGAAATGATTATAAAGCTTATAATAAACCGAAATTGGAAATGGAAGCTGGGCTTACAATCAAGCCGATCGATAAATTGGCTATTGCTCTTAATTATTATTTGGGTAGCGGGCGTTATACTACGTTTGATATAAATAAGGTTGAGAATATTAAAATGGATAATATCAACGAATTGAACCTTACCGGTTCTTATACATTTAATGATACTTTTGGAGCATATCTGAAATTTAATAATGTTCTTTGCCAAAAGTATGATCTGTTTCCCGGTTATACAGCACAAGGCTTTAACGCTATGGTCGGCGTAAATATAAATTTCTAA
- the topA gene encoding type I DNA topoisomerase — MQKNLVIVESPAKAKTIEKFLGKEYKVMSSYGHIRDLEKKDYGIDLNHNFKPRYIVSEDKKNVVKELKKYSKEAESVWLASDEDREGEAIAWHLYEVLGLKKKDTKRIVFHEITKTAIFQAIQNPRNIDLNLVDAQQARRVLDRLVGFELSPILWRKVRPSLSAGRVQSVAVRLIVEREREINAFVAEPAYRVVANFVLPDGTTLLKTELNKRLKTKDEVFALLEKCKGATFTIDDIVTKPVKKSPAAPFTTSTLQQEAAHKLGFTVAQTMLLAQKLYESGLITYMRTDSVNLSGLALNTAKEEIVGQYGENYYKFRQYHTKTKGAQEAHEAIRPTYISNHTIHGSDERERRLYELIWKRTIASQMADAELERTTVYVGMDGTKEKFVASGEVIKFDGFLQVYMETNDEEGENDQSNGILPPVNLHAKLLLDTITATQRFTQRPPRYTEASLVKRLEELGIGRPSTYAPTIQTIQQRAYVIKGEKLGIERVYNVLSYKGGEIKDEDKTEIAGSDRNKLMPTDIGSVVNDFLMEHFPDILDYNFTANVEKEFDAIAEGELEWTKAIDNFYKVFHPIVEKTTSTRLEHRVGERELGIDPESGKPVFVKIGRYGPIAQIGLTAEDEKGEKPKFASLQKGQSIETITLEEALKLFDLPRTLGEFEEKVVSVGVGRFGPFVRHDNKFVSIPKEEDPMEISLERAIELIQEKRQRENMRLIKSFEEDEGMQLLNGRFGPYICYKKENYKLPKTLADVAALTYEECLDIVKTATTKKKGTTKSSKGETKVKEEEKASAKKTTTKSSTKKSPAKAVAKKAASKASSSKSTEKSEVSKSAATKKNKK, encoded by the coding sequence ATGCAGAAAAATTTGGTAATAGTAGAGTCTCCGGCCAAAGCCAAGACAATTGAAAAGTTTTTAGGGAAGGAATATAAAGTAATGTCGAGTTACGGCCATATTCGGGACTTGGAAAAAAAAGACTATGGAATAGACCTAAACCATAATTTTAAACCACGTTATATTGTTTCGGAAGATAAAAAGAATGTAGTTAAGGAGCTTAAGAAATATTCTAAAGAAGCGGAGAGTGTTTGGTTGGCGTCTGATGAAGACCGGGAGGGGGAAGCGATTGCATGGCATTTATATGAAGTACTCGGCCTGAAAAAAAAGGATACCAAACGAATTGTTTTTCATGAAATTACTAAAACCGCTATTTTTCAGGCAATACAAAATCCACGGAATATAGATTTAAATTTAGTAGATGCGCAACAGGCGCGGAGAGTGCTGGACAGGTTGGTCGGTTTTGAATTATCTCCTATTTTGTGGCGAAAGGTAAGACCCTCTTTATCGGCGGGCCGTGTACAATCTGTAGCCGTCCGTCTGATCGTGGAACGGGAGCGGGAAATAAATGCTTTTGTTGCGGAACCAGCTTATCGGGTAGTTGCTAATTTTGTTTTACCTGACGGAACGACTTTATTGAAGACCGAACTAAATAAGCGGCTTAAAACAAAAGACGAGGTATTTGCTTTATTAGAAAAATGCAAAGGAGCTACCTTTACCATCGACGATATTGTAACTAAACCGGTCAAGAAATCTCCTGCGGCTCCGTTTACTACTTCTACTTTACAACAGGAAGCGGCTCACAAGCTAGGGTTTACGGTAGCCCAGACGATGTTGTTGGCGCAAAAATTATATGAATCCGGACTTATCACTTATATGCGTACGGACTCAGTGAATCTTTCCGGCTTAGCGTTAAATACAGCCAAAGAAGAAATTGTAGGGCAGTATGGAGAAAATTATTATAAATTCCGCCAATATCATACTAAGACAAAAGGAGCTCAAGAAGCCCATGAAGCCATCCGGCCTACTTATATAAGTAATCATACGATTCATGGAAGCGACGAACGGGAAAGGCGGTTGTACGAATTAATCTGGAAGCGTACTATTGCTTCTCAAATGGCCGATGCCGAGTTGGAACGAACTACTGTTTATGTAGGAATGGATGGGACGAAAGAAAAGTTTGTAGCTTCCGGTGAGGTGATTAAATTCGATGGTTTCTTACAAGTATATATGGAAACTAATGATGAAGAGGGGGAAAATGACCAGAGTAATGGAATATTACCTCCTGTGAATTTGCACGCGAAACTTTTGTTAGATACTATCACTGCTACCCAGCGGTTTACCCAGCGTCCTCCCCGTTATACGGAAGCGAGCCTGGTAAAACGTTTGGAAGAATTAGGTATCGGGCGTCCTTCTACGTATGCTCCCACTATCCAGACGATTCAACAAAGAGCGTATGTAATTAAAGGGGAGAAGCTGGGAATAGAGCGTGTATATAACGTATTAAGTTATAAGGGCGGTGAAATTAAAGACGAAGATAAGACGGAAATAGCCGGAAGCGACCGGAATAAACTGATGCCTACAGATATAGGATCGGTAGTAAACGACTTTTTGATGGAACACTTCCCGGATATTCTGGATTACAATTTTACGGCAAATGTAGAAAAAGAGTTTGATGCGATCGCAGAAGGTGAACTGGAATGGACAAAGGCAATAGACAATTTCTATAAAGTATTTCATCCTATTGTAGAAAAGACCACTTCTACACGTTTGGAACACCGGGTAGGAGAGCGGGAATTAGGAATAGATCCGGAAAGCGGAAAACCTGTTTTTGTAAAAATCGGACGTTACGGCCCTATTGCGCAGATCGGGTTAACTGCGGAAGATGAGAAGGGAGAAAAACCTAAATTTGCTTCTTTACAAAAAGGACAGTCTATTGAAACGATTACATTGGAAGAAGCACTGAAATTGTTTGATTTGCCCCGGACATTAGGTGAATTTGAAGAGAAGGTAGTATCGGTAGGGGTCGGACGTTTCGGTCCTTTCGTCCGGCATGATAATAAGTTCGTTTCTATTCCTAAAGAAGAGGATCCGATGGAAATCTCTTTGGAACGTGCCATCGAGTTAATCCAAGAAAAACGCCAAAGAGAAAATATGCGGCTTATTAAATCCTTTGAAGAAGATGAGGGCATGCAACTGTTGAATGGTAGGTTCGGACCTTATATTTGCTACAAAAAAGAGAATTATAAGTTGCCTAAGACGTTGGCAGATGTTGCCGCATTAACTTATGAGGAATGTTTGGATATTGTTAAAACTGCTACTACCAAGAAAAAGGGAACGACTAAAAGTTCTAAAGGGGAGACAAAGGTAAAAGAAGAGGAGAAGGCATCTGCCAAAAAAACTACGACAAAAAGTAGTACTAAGAAAAGTCCGGCAAAGGCGGTTGCTAAGAAAGCTGCTTCGAAGGCATCCTCTTCCAAATCTACTGAAAAGAGTGAAGTTTCTAAGTCTGCTGCCACCAAAAAGAACAAGAAATAA
- a CDS encoding VIT1/CCC1 transporter family protein: MEISEDMKRALTGFQVNEITESLVYAALAKREKDPGNREILESIAAEEKKHYEILSHYTGEMPKANFWKVKRYDWIASILGITFAIKLMEKNEGHAQQNYAQYTDYPELQKISEDEEKHEQELISLINEERLEYMGSVVLGLNDALVEFTGALAGFTLALSDSKLIALTGSITGIAAALSMASSEYLSTKSDGDSKHPVKAAIYTGIAYIFTVIALVTPFILVRNVLLALVIMLVIAVIIIALFNYYYSVARDESFKKRFSEMAILSFGVAALSFGIGYLLKVFTGIEA; the protein is encoded by the coding sequence ATGGAAATAAGTGAAGATATGAAAAGAGCATTGACCGGCTTTCAGGTAAATGAAATAACTGAAAGCCTAGTATATGCAGCCCTAGCTAAAAGGGAGAAAGATCCCGGCAACCGGGAAATATTAGAATCTATTGCTGCGGAAGAAAAAAAACATTACGAAATACTCAGCCATTACACCGGAGAGATGCCTAAGGCTAACTTCTGGAAAGTAAAACGTTATGATTGGATAGCCAGTATACTAGGCATTACTTTCGCTATCAAATTGATGGAGAAAAACGAAGGGCACGCCCAACAAAATTATGCTCAATATACGGATTATCCCGAATTACAAAAGATTTCCGAAGATGAAGAAAAACACGAACAGGAACTCATAAGCTTGATTAATGAAGAACGTTTGGAATATATGGGTTCCGTGGTATTAGGTCTAAATGACGCATTGGTAGAATTTACAGGAGCCCTGGCGGGCTTTACCCTGGCTTTAAGCGACTCTAAATTAATTGCATTGACAGGTAGTATTACCGGAATAGCAGCCGCCCTTTCCATGGCTTCTTCGGAATATCTTTCCACTAAATCTGACGGGGATAGTAAACATCCGGTTAAAGCAGCCATCTATACCGGAATTGCTTACATATTTACAGTAATTGCATTAGTGACCCCATTTATTTTGGTTAGGAATGTACTATTGGCACTCGTAATTATGTTAGTAATAGCAGTCATAATAATTGCTCTATTTAATTATTACTATTCTGTCGCCAGAGATGAAAGCTTCAAAAAAAGATTCTCGGAGATGGCTATTTTAAGTTTCGGAGTAGCTGCTTTAAGTTTTGGAATAGGATATTTACTAAAAGTATTTACCGGCATAGAAGCTTGA
- the argS gene encoding arginine--tRNA ligase — protein sequence MVIEQQITQAIIAAIKELYGTDVTAAQVQLQKTKKEFKGHLTLVVFPFLRISKKSPEQTATEIGEYLQEKENSIAGFNVIKGFLNLTIADSCWIDLLNTIHKQPLYGIIPVNEKSPLIMIEYSSPNTNKPLHLGHVRNNLLGYSLSRILSANGNKVIKTNIVNDRGIHICKSMLAWQKWGNGATPESTGKKGDHLIGDFYVAFDKHYKQEVAELEKQGMTKEEAEANSSLMAEAREMLRQWEAGDKEVRSLWETMNNWVYAGFDETYKRMGVDFDKIYYESNTYLEGKGKVTEGLEKGIFYRKEDGSVWADLTSDGLDHKLLLRADGTSVYMTQDIGTAKLRFDDYPIDKMIYVVGNEQNYHFQVLALLLDRLGFSWGKDLVHFSYGMVELPEGKMKSREGTVVDADDLMEEMITTARETSQELGKLDNCTQEEAENIARIVGLGCLKYFILKVDPRKNMTFNPKESIDFNGNTGSFIQYTYARIRSVLRKANEQGIALPEELPNDFPISEKEENLIQSIADFASVVKEAGNQYSPACIANYIYDLVKEYNQFYHDFSILREENANLKIFRLVLSANVAKVIKEGMGMLGIEVPERM from the coding sequence ATGGTCATCGAACAACAGATTACACAGGCTATTATTGCCGCCATCAAAGAACTATACGGTACTGACGTTACGGCCGCCCAAGTTCAATTACAAAAAACAAAAAAAGAATTTAAAGGACATCTTACCTTGGTTGTTTTTCCTTTTCTCCGTATTTCTAAAAAGTCTCCGGAACAAACAGCCACAGAGATAGGAGAATATCTGCAAGAAAAAGAAAATAGCATAGCCGGATTCAATGTGATCAAGGGATTCTTAAATCTTACTATTGCCGATAGTTGTTGGATTGATTTACTGAATACTATTCATAAACAACCTCTCTATGGAATAATTCCGGTCAACGAAAAATCCCCGTTAATCATGATCGAATATTCCTCCCCTAATACGAATAAACCTCTTCATTTAGGACATGTACGTAACAATTTACTAGGATACAGTCTGTCCCGTATTCTGTCGGCGAACGGTAACAAGGTAATTAAAACGAACATTGTAAACGACCGGGGCATCCATATTTGTAAGTCAATGCTAGCTTGGCAAAAATGGGGAAACGGAGCCACTCCGGAATCTACAGGAAAAAAGGGAGACCATTTGATCGGAGATTTCTATGTTGCGTTTGACAAACACTACAAACAAGAAGTAGCAGAACTTGAAAAGCAAGGTATGACCAAGGAAGAGGCGGAGGCAAACTCTTCTCTTATGGCAGAAGCCCGCGAAATGCTCCGCCAATGGGAAGCCGGTGACAAAGAAGTACGTTCTCTTTGGGAAACGATGAATAATTGGGTATATGCCGGATTTGATGAAACTTACAAAAGAATGGGAGTTGACTTCGACAAGATCTATTATGAATCCAACACCTATTTGGAAGGAAAAGGCAAAGTAACGGAAGGATTGGAAAAAGGCATATTCTATCGGAAAGAAGACGGCTCTGTATGGGCAGATCTTACATCCGACGGTTTAGACCATAAACTTTTACTCCGGGCCGATGGGACGTCAGTATATATGACACAAGATATCGGAACAGCGAAACTTCGTTTTGATGACTACCCGATCGATAAAATGATTTATGTAGTAGGAAACGAGCAAAATTATCATTTCCAAGTATTAGCACTACTCCTTGACCGTTTAGGATTCTCTTGGGGAAAAGACTTGGTACATTTCTCTTACGGAATGGTAGAATTACCGGAAGGCAAAATGAAAAGTCGGGAAGGAACGGTAGTGGATGCCGACGATTTAATGGAAGAAATGATAACGACAGCTCGCGAAACGTCTCAAGAACTCGGGAAGTTGGATAACTGTACCCAGGAAGAAGCTGAAAACATCGCACGCATTGTAGGATTAGGATGTTTAAAGTATTTCATCCTCAAAGTGGACCCTCGAAAAAATATGACTTTCAATCCAAAGGAATCTATTGATTTTAATGGCAATACAGGCTCATTCATTCAATATACGTATGCACGTATACGTTCTGTGTTACGTAAAGCAAACGAACAAGGTATAGCGTTGCCGGAAGAACTTCCGAATGATTTTCCTATTTCTGAAAAAGAAGAAAATTTAATCCAGTCAATTGCCGACTTTGCTTCTGTTGTAAAAGAAGCAGGCAACCAATATAGCCCGGCTTGTATTGCCAATTATATATATGACTTAGTGAAAGAATATAATCAATTTTATCATGACTTCTCGATCTTACGTGAAGAAAATGCCAATCTCAAGATTTTCCGTTTGGTACTTTCTGCAAACGTCGCCAAAGTAATCAAAGAAGGCATGGGTATGCTAGGAATAGAAGTTCCGGAAAGGATGTAA
- a CDS encoding rhomboid family intramembrane serine protease: MIQQRSGFLGDIPIVTKNIIIVNVLLWIATIVFAKSGVNLINILGLHFPGAKDFFAFQIVTYMFMHDTHSIAHLLFNMFAVYMFGRILERIWGPKRFLLFYIITGVGAGLVQEVVWFYELRDVLSATQVNIGGGQILDKAEFLNYFVTIGASGAVFGILLAFGMLFPDVPLYLMFIPIPIKAKYFVIFYGVAELFLGVANFGGDNVAHFAHLGGMLFGYFLIKYWKKKDADNGKFFY; this comes from the coding sequence ATGATTCAACAAAGGTCTGGTTTTTTAGGGGATATTCCCATAGTAACCAAAAATATTATTATAGTAAATGTTCTCCTTTGGATAGCAACCATAGTTTTTGCTAAGTCTGGAGTTAATTTAATTAATATCTTAGGACTGCATTTTCCCGGTGCAAAGGATTTTTTTGCATTTCAAATCGTAACTTATATGTTCATGCACGATACTCATTCTATCGCGCATTTGCTTTTCAATATGTTTGCTGTATATATGTTCGGTCGCATATTGGAACGAATTTGGGGGCCAAAACGGTTTCTTTTGTTTTATATTATTACCGGAGTAGGTGCCGGGTTGGTTCAAGAAGTAGTTTGGTTTTATGAATTACGAGATGTATTGTCTGCTACGCAAGTAAATATTGGAGGCGGACAGATTTTAGACAAGGCAGAGTTTCTAAATTATTTTGTTACTATAGGTGCTTCGGGTGCGGTATTCGGAATTTTATTAGCATTCGGCATGTTGTTTCCGGATGTGCCCCTTTATTTAATGTTTATTCCGATTCCTATTAAAGCAAAGTATTTTGTTATATTTTATGGAGTGGCAGAATTATTTTTAGGAGTTGCTAATTTTGGCGGAGATAATGTGGCTCATTTCGCTCATTTGGGAGGTATGTTGTTTGGGTATTTCCTGATTAAATATTGGAAAAAGAAGGATGCTGACAATGGAAAGTTTTTTTACTAA
- a CDS encoding rhomboid family intramembrane serine protease: MESFFTNIKQTFRRGNVLWSLIYINIGVFIVVRLGVVILTLFQINSGEFLQYLQLPSSLDLLLIRPWTLITYMFTHYDFLHILFNMLWLYWFGKIFLMFFNERQLGGLYILGGLAGAFLFILAYNLFPYFEKMVTSSFLMGASASVMAIVFAISFYRKDYEIGLLFIGRIKLIYLAIFTFLLDLLAITSANAGGHIAHVGGALLGILYAAMIARGKDMTAPINRVIDWFANLGKRRPKMKVTYTNRRRETDYEYNARKNREAEDLDKILEKLRRSGYGSLSADEKRKLFDASKK, encoded by the coding sequence ATGGAAAGTTTTTTTACTAATATCAAGCAGACATTTAGACGGGGTAATGTCTTATGGTCGCTTATTTATATAAATATAGGTGTATTTATTGTTGTGAGGTTGGGAGTAGTGATCTTGACTTTATTCCAGATAAATAGTGGAGAGTTTTTGCAATATTTGCAATTACCTTCTTCTCTTGATTTATTACTTATACGTCCTTGGACCTTGATAACTTACATGTTTACCCATTATGATTTCTTGCATATTTTATTTAATATGCTCTGGTTGTATTGGTTCGGGAAAATCTTTTTAATGTTTTTCAATGAAAGGCAATTAGGTGGACTTTATATTTTAGGTGGTTTGGCGGGAGCATTTTTGTTTATCTTGGCTTATAATCTTTTTCCTTATTTTGAGAAAATGGTAACGAGTAGTTTTCTCATGGGAGCTTCCGCTTCTGTCATGGCTATTGTGTTTGCTATTTCTTTTTACCGAAAAGATTATGAAATCGGGTTACTTTTTATTGGACGGATCAAGCTGATTTATTTGGCAATCTTTACATTCTTATTGGATTTATTGGCAATCACTTCAGCCAATGCAGGAGGACATATAGCTCATGTAGGAGGAGCTTTGCTAGGAATTTTATACGCTGCTATGATAGCAAGAGGTAAAGATATGACGGCTCCTATCAATCGTGTAATCGATTGGTTTGCCAATCTGGGGAAAAGAAGACCTAAGATGAAAGTTACTTATACAAATAGACGCAGAGAAACAGATTATGAATATAATGCACGGAAAAACCGCGAAGCTGAAGATTTGGATAAAATACTTGAGAAATTACGACGTTCCGGATATGGCAGCCTTTCGGCTGATGAAAAACGTAAGCTGTTTGATGCCAGCAAGAAGTAA
- a CDS encoding endonuclease/exonuclease/phosphatase family protein, which translates to MKILKFLFHSLVGTANVIVMVLLILAAYSDWVAPSSSILFSYLGLGFAVIALLNLCFLFYWLIVGKWKMGLVVVASFLLCLGPLTSYFPLHCTKQKVPEEALKILTYNVMGFAYKDHTQTSPNEIVKYIADSNADIVCLQEYTVYPSEKLLTSKKLFNALKMYPYHKVMDRNIAVFSKYPITNSRQIKYESVANGSAIHEIDVNGKKLILINNHLESLKLTTEDKTKYKVFIKSLGADEFDGLKGTFQQKLGPAFRIRAKQAEILAQEIQAAGNNYVVVCGDFNDTPISYAHRVVQGPLIDAFSESGCGMGISYNQNLFFFRIDHILHSKNIKSFNCTVDRKIKASDHYPVWCYMSLD; encoded by the coding sequence ATGAAAATACTTAAGTTTTTATTTCATTCGTTAGTAGGTACTGCGAATGTAATAGTTATGGTATTATTAATTTTAGCAGCCTATTCTGATTGGGTAGCCCCTAGTTCTAGCATATTGTTTTCTTATCTGGGATTAGGCTTTGCTGTGATTGCTTTATTGAATCTTTGCTTTCTTTTTTATTGGTTGATTGTAGGTAAATGGAAAATGGGTTTAGTGGTTGTTGCTTCCTTTTTACTTTGTTTAGGCCCATTGACTTCTTATTTTCCTTTACATTGCACTAAACAGAAAGTACCGGAAGAGGCATTGAAGATTCTTACTTATAATGTAATGGGATTCGCTTATAAAGATCATACCCAAACATCACCTAATGAAATTGTGAAATATATAGCTGACTCGAATGCGGATATCGTATGCCTACAAGAGTATACTGTATATCCGTCGGAAAAACTATTAACTTCGAAAAAGCTATTTAATGCATTGAAAATGTATCCTTATCATAAAGTAATGGATCGAAATATCGCTGTATTTTCTAAATATCCTATTACCAACTCTCGTCAAATAAAATATGAAAGTGTAGCCAATGGTTCGGCTATCCACGAAATAGATGTGAATGGGAAGAAACTTATCCTTATCAATAATCATTTGGAATCGTTGAAACTGACTACGGAAGATAAAACAAAGTATAAGGTTTTTATTAAAAGTCTGGGTGCGGATGAATTTGACGGCTTGAAAGGTACGTTCCAACAAAAGTTAGGACCTGCTTTTAGGATCCGGGCTAAGCAGGCGGAAATATTAGCTCAGGAAATCCAAGCAGCCGGAAATAATTATGTAGTAGTATGCGGAGATTTTAATGACACTCCTATTTCTTATGCTCACCGTGTAGTTCAGGGACCTTTAATAGATGCTTTTTCCGAATCAGGGTGCGGTATGGGAATTTCTTATAATCAAAATTTATTCTTTTTTCGCATCGATCATATTTTGCATTCCAAGAATATAAAATCCTTTAATTGTACTGTAGATAGAAAAATAAAAGCATCCGACCATTATCCTGTATGGTGTTATATGAGTTTGGATTGA
- a CDS encoding DUF4468 domain-containing protein: MKHLLFILLCIPTLLSAQTDSKYLAGAVPETNGKVVFTKEINVPGLTKQQIYVTLLNWAETRFSEGDNRVLYSNEEQGDIACGGEEYLVFSKSALVLDRALINYRLTLECEAGKCLAEITGIRYTYNVSYQKEPEKYLAEEWITDKYALNKDKTKLLRGTGKFRSKTIDLVDQLLTDVQAALGQSPTAAQVPATVVPAATLTPAATANSANTSQVVNTTGNSPVASGTNLAGYKSIEADKIPGNIIKMLKEDWMLITAGNDQQFNMMTAGWGGLGMMFGKPVAFCFIAPTRFTYQLMEKNNTYTLSFYTETYRDALKICGSKSGSDTDKVKATGLTPITTPNGSKAFAEAWMIIECRKAVAQSITPEAITDPKLKEEWSSKQLYKMFIGEIINVWVK, encoded by the coding sequence ATGAAACATCTTTTATTTATTCTTTTATGTATCCCAACTCTGTTGTCTGCACAGACAGACAGCAAATATTTGGCTGGTGCCGTACCCGAAACAAATGGAAAAGTAGTCTTCACTAAAGAAATTAATGTGCCCGGATTAACCAAACAGCAAATATATGTCACCTTATTAAATTGGGCTGAAACAAGGTTTAGCGAAGGAGACAATAGAGTTCTTTATTCTAACGAAGAACAAGGAGATATAGCTTGCGGAGGGGAAGAGTACTTGGTATTTTCAAAATCAGCTCTTGTCTTGGACCGGGCTTTAATAAATTACCGGTTAACGTTAGAATGCGAAGCAGGTAAATGCCTGGCAGAAATAACCGGTATTCGTTATACCTATAATGTATCTTATCAAAAAGAACCGGAAAAATATCTGGCTGAAGAATGGATTACTGATAAATATGCATTAAATAAAGATAAAACGAAGTTATTAAGAGGGACTGGAAAGTTTCGTTCTAAAACCATCGATTTAGTGGATCAACTTCTTACGGATGTACAAGCTGCATTAGGACAGAGCCCAACTGCCGCACAAGTCCCTGCAACTGTTGTTCCCGCCGCAACCCTTACCCCTGCTGCTACTGCTAATTCGGCTAATACTTCGCAAGTTGTAAACACTACAGGAAACTCACCTGTTGCTTCAGGAACCAACTTAGCCGGTTACAAATCTATTGAAGCCGATAAGATACCGGGAAACATCATCAAAATGTTGAAGGAAGACTGGATGTTAATCACTGCCGGGAACGATCAGCAATTTAACATGATGACAGCAGGATGGGGAGGCTTAGGGATGATGTTCGGTAAACCGGTTGCTTTCTGCTTTATTGCCCCTACTCGCTTCACTTATCAATTGATGGAAAAAAATAATACATATACACTATCTTTTTATACGGAAACTTATCGGGATGCTTTAAAGATTTGCGGAAGCAAATCAGGTAGTGACACCGACAAAGTAAAAGCAACAGGGCTTACTCCTATTACGACCCCTAACGGCAGTAAGGCTTTTGCCGAAGCTTGGATGATTATTGAATGTAGGAAAGCGGTAGCTCAATCTATTACGCCAGAAGCAATTACTGATCCTAAACTAAAGGAAGAATGGAGTAGTAAACAATTATATAAAATGTTTATCGGCGAAATTATTAACGTATGGGTTAAATAA